The Enterobacter asburiae genome window below encodes:
- the tssA gene encoding type VI secretion system protein TssA, with the protein MNIEEFLAPISPEKPCGENLEYDADFQIMNQASQGKAEQQFGDTIIPAEPADWNTVEKYATSLLTRTKDLRVLLALTHAWTRRRGLAGYADGLLLVQEAIARYWETLYPLLEEYGETDPFYRINALAGLSDKSDLTVAVRNASLLRSNGDEISLRDAQALLDGSKTECPDYPGGRPRLIDELARGDQPGTAAVIVINERLLAIRELLTGHLGESGVPEMEQLLKTVGLVASACQVTDISKLLPNREAQAEPQAEQQSATAQPAQPVTDWRSVQVTSRADAQLMLEKAKQYFAQYEPSHPAPLMIERVQRLSELNFMDIIRDLAPDGVNQLENIFGRRE; encoded by the coding sequence ATGAATATCGAAGAATTTCTCGCGCCAATCAGTCCTGAAAAACCCTGCGGCGAAAACCTGGAGTACGACGCCGACTTCCAGATCATGAATCAGGCCAGTCAGGGGAAAGCGGAACAGCAGTTTGGCGACACCATTATCCCGGCAGAGCCAGCTGACTGGAACACGGTGGAAAAATATGCCACCAGCCTGCTGACCCGCACCAAAGATCTTCGCGTACTGCTGGCTTTAACCCATGCCTGGACGCGCCGGCGCGGGCTTGCGGGCTACGCGGACGGTTTATTGCTGGTGCAGGAGGCGATCGCCCGTTACTGGGAGACGCTCTATCCGCTGCTGGAAGAGTATGGCGAAACCGATCCGTTCTATCGCATTAACGCCCTGGCAGGGCTGAGCGATAAATCCGACCTCACCGTCGCCGTGCGAAACGCCTCGCTTCTGCGTTCAAACGGCGATGAAATTTCGCTCCGGGATGCCCAGGCACTGCTGGACGGCAGCAAAACGGAATGCCCGGACTATCCCGGCGGCCGTCCACGGCTGATTGACGAACTGGCCCGCGGCGACCAGCCGGGAACCGCCGCGGTTATCGTCATTAACGAACGTCTGCTGGCGATTCGCGAGCTGCTCACCGGGCATCTCGGTGAAAGCGGCGTGCCCGAGATGGAGCAGCTGCTGAAAACCGTCGGACTGGTCGCCAGCGCGTGTCAGGTAACCGACATCAGCAAGCTGCTGCCGAACCGTGAGGCGCAGGCAGAACCACAGGCCGAGCAGCAGTCGGCGACAGCGCAGCCCGCTCAGCCGGTCACCGACTGGCGAAGCGTCCAGGTCACCAGCCGCGCCGACGCGCAGCTGATGCTGGAAAAAGCGAAGCAGTATTTTGCGCAGTACGAACCGAGCCACCCCGCACCGCTGATGATTGAACGGGTGCAGCGGCTGTCAGAACTTAACTTTATGGACATTATTCGCGACCTGGCGCCAGACGGCGTTAACCAACTTGAAAACATCTTTGGGCGCCGCGAATAA
- the tagF gene encoding type VI secretion system-associated protein TagF, translated as MTNTPAMNRYSWYGKLPSAGDFLQRRFPDTLQRQWSHWFQVGLLAWQQEEQRSGERQFQKAPVWNFVVPPMLGSQMIQMGCLLPGRDSVGRQYPVCLQLSFAPSEWSTSLLSQAESWYQQIGRLGLYAVRNSFSASQLDEMLMTIPAPQPVEPQKRSDILDVIGYDEDGQSTLGWPQAAECFDPLRQTSYWWTNRCDGYPLYTHVHSGNFTGQLFTLLFDPAGGARPGRHGLYPPMFE; from the coding sequence ATGACGAATACCCCTGCGATGAACCGCTACAGCTGGTATGGCAAGTTACCCAGCGCCGGAGATTTTTTGCAGCGTCGCTTTCCTGACACTTTACAGCGCCAGTGGTCACACTGGTTCCAGGTCGGTCTGCTGGCCTGGCAGCAGGAAGAGCAGCGCAGCGGCGAGCGCCAGTTCCAGAAAGCGCCAGTCTGGAATTTTGTGGTACCGCCCATGCTGGGCAGCCAGATGATCCAGATGGGCTGTCTGCTGCCCGGCCGCGACAGCGTTGGTCGCCAGTATCCGGTTTGCCTTCAGCTGAGCTTCGCCCCGTCAGAGTGGTCGACCAGCCTGCTCAGCCAGGCCGAAAGCTGGTACCAGCAGATTGGGCGCCTGGGGCTGTACGCGGTGCGCAACAGTTTTTCCGCCTCGCAGCTGGATGAGATGCTGATGACCATCCCGGCACCGCAGCCCGTCGAGCCGCAAAAGCGTTCCGACATACTTGATGTGATTGGCTATGACGAGGACGGCCAGAGCACGCTGGGCTGGCCGCAGGCGGCCGAGTGTTTTGATCCGCTGCGTCAGACCAGCTACTGGTGGACCAACCGCTGTGACGGCTACCCGCTGTACACCCACGTGCACAGCGGTAACTTTACCGGGCAGCTTTTCACCCTGCTGTTCGACCCGGCAGGGGGCGCCCGTCCGGGGCGTCACGGTCTTTATCCGCCCATGTTTGAATAA